TCGGCACTACCTGGCCGACCCTTCCGGCGTCACGCTGCTGCCGGGAGCCGCCCGTGGCCTTGCCGCGCTGGCCGCCGCCGGGGCGCGGCTGTTCCTTGTCACCAACCAGTCGGGCATCGGCAGGGGCTACTTTACCGAGGCGGACCTGCACGCCTGCAACGCCCGGCTGGGCGACCTGCTGGCGGAACACGGCGTGTCGCTGGCCGACACGGCCTTCTGCCCGCACGGCCCGGACGATGGCTGCGCCTGCCGCAAGCCCGCGCCGGGCATGTGGCTGGCCCTGCGCGACCGGCACGGCCTGTGCGCCGCAGCCACCGCCATGGTGGGCGACAAGCCGGAGGACGTGGCCTTTGGGCGCGATGCGGGCCTGGGCCGCGTGGTGCTGGTGCTGACCGGCAAGGGGCAGGCCGCCGCGCGCACCCTGGGCGTACCCGTGCCCGAAGGCGATGCCGCCGTGCGCGCACCCGACCCCGCCGACCTTGTCGCCCGCCCAGACTGGCCGCACGCGGTGGCGCGCGACCTTGCCGCCGCCGCCGCGTGGCTGCTGGGACAGACGACCGCACGGCAGGCAGATGGTGCGGCGGGCACGGCGGGCACATCGGACACATCGGGTGATCCGGGTGCGACGGGCGCATCCCCCGCCGCATCTTCCTTCACGGACCTTTCGCGGAGCGAACCGTCATGAGCCGTATCGGCGTCTGGAACACCGCCTTTCTGGGCGACGCGGTGCTTACGCTGCCGCTGTTGCGCACCCTGCGCGCCAACTACCCCGATGCCGAACTGCACTTCTGGGTACGGCGCGGTGTGGGCAGCCTGTTCGCCGCCCAGCCGGAGCTTTCCGGCGTGCACGAATTCGACAAGCGCGGCGGCGAAAGCGGCATCATGGCCGCCGCCCGCGTGGGGCGGCAACTGGCGCGCGAGCACCATTCGCTGTGGCTTTCCGCCCACACCAGCCTGCGCAGCGCGTGCATCGCCCGCTGGACCAGCGCCAAGGTGCGCATAGGCTACGACGCACCGTGGTTCAATTCGTGGTTCTACACCCACACCGTGGAGCGCCGCTTCGACGAACTGGACGAGATCGAGCGGCTGCTGCAACTGGTGCGACCCCTGAACCTTCCG
This DNA window, taken from Nitratidesulfovibrio sp., encodes the following:
- a CDS encoding HAD family hydrolase, yielding MNRASTTTAFPGAVLLDRDGTVIEDRHYLADPSGVTLLPGAARGLAALAAAGARLFLVTNQSGIGRGYFTEADLHACNARLGDLLAEHGVSLADTAFCPHGPDDGCACRKPAPGMWLALRDRHGLCAAATAMVGDKPEDVAFGRDAGLGRVVLVLTGKGQAAARTLGVPVPEGDAAVRAPDPADLVARPDWPHAVARDLAAAAAWLLGQTTARQADGAAGTAGTSDTSGDPGATGASPAASSFTDLSRSEPS